In Bosea sp. PAMC 26642, the DNA window CTTCGTCGAGCACCTCAAGCTGCCCCACTACGTCGATTTCCAGGGCGAACTCGACCTCATCCGCCGCATCCGCCGCGAGCGGGAAGCGCGGCTGGCGAAGGACGAGCCCCTGCAGGAGGCAGCCGAATGACGCTTCACCAGACAGTGCCCGGCGACGATACAAAGCCGGCTTACAACTATGCCTATCTCGACGAACAGACCAAGCGGATGATCCGGCGCGCCCTGCTCAAGGCGGTGGCGGTGCCCGGCTATCAGGTGCCGTTCGGCTCGCGCGAGATGCCGCTCGCCCGTGGCTGGGGCACCGGCGGCATCCAGGTGACGGCGGCTATCATCGGGCCGGCCGACACGCTGAAAGTAATCGACCAGGGTGCCGACGACACCACCAACGCCGTCTCGATTCGGCGCTTTTTCGAGCACACCGCCGATGCGCGCACTACAGAGGCGACGAATCAGGCGACGATCATCCAGACCCGCCACCGCATCCCCGAGGCGCCGCTGAGCGCCGGGCAGATCATGGTCTATCAGGTGCCGATGCCTGAGCCGCTGCGCAAGCTCGAGCCGCACGAGGCCGAGACGCGCAAGATGCACGCCTGGGCCGAATACGGTCTGATGCAGGTCAAGCTTTACGAGAACATCGCCCGCTTCGGCGAGGTGACGACGACCTACGACTATCCTGTCATGGTCAATGGCCGCTATGTCATGGCGCCCTCGCCGATCCCGAAATTCGACAATCCGAAGATGCACATGTCGCCGGCATTGCAGCTCTTCGGAGCCGGTCGCGAAAAGCGCATCTACGCGCTGCCGCCCCATACCAGCGTGAAGAGCCTCGATTTCGACGACCATCCCTTCCGCATCCAGAGCTGGAATGAGCCCTGCGGGCTCTGCGGCGCGGGCGACAGTTATCTCGACGAGGTCGTGATCGACGACCGGGGCGGGCGCATGTTCGTCTGCTCCGACAGCCACCATTGCGAGACGCGCCGCGAAGCCGGCCATCGCGGCGCAATGCTGGGCGATGCGGCGGCGAGCGGGTTGGTGACGGAGGCGAAGCCATGACCATTCACATCTCCCCGCCCGAAACCGCGCTCGACCCCGCTCCTCTGCTCTCGGTCCATGACGTCAGCCGCTTCTATGGCGAGCGTATCGGCTGCGCCGATGTCTCCTTCGACCTCTGGCCGGGCGAAGTGCTCGGCATCGTCGGCGAATCGGGCTCGGGCAAATCGACGCTGCTGCGCTGCCTCGCCGGCATCGACAGGCCCGACGCAGGAGAAGTGCTGTTCCGGGGTTCGGGCACCCCGCTCGACATCTACTCCGTGCCCGAGCAGGAGCGCCGCCGCCTGATGCGCACGGCCTGGGGCATTGTCCACCAGAACCCGCGCGACGGTCTGCGCATGGACGTCTCGGCCGGCGGCAATGTCGGCGAGCGCCTGATGGATCGCGGCGACCGGCATTACGGACAGATCCGCGAGCGAGCGCTGGACTGGCTCGCCCGCGTCGAGATTTCGGAAAGCCGCATCGACGATGGCCCGCGCCAGTTCTCCGGCGGAATGCAGCAGCGCCTGCAGATCGCCCGCGTGCTGGTCTCGGAGCCGAAGCTGGTCTTTATGGACGAGCCGACCGGCGGGCTCGATGTTTCGGTGCAGGCCAAGCTGCTCGACCTGCTGCGCGTGCTGGTCCGCGATCTGGGTCTGGCCGCGATCATCGTCACCCACGACCTTGCCGTGGCGCGGCTCCTCACCGACCGGTTGATGGTGATGAAGGACGGTCATGTCGTCGAGCAGGGTTTGACCGACCAGGTGCTGGACGACCCGCATCATGCTTATACGCAGCTCCTGACCTCGGCGGTGCTGAGTGTTTGAGATCTCCCCTTGTCATTCCGGGGCTTCGCGCCGCGAAGAACCCGGAATGACAAGCTCCCCGTCACACACGCGTCACCTCGCCGGCACAAGGCACTGACACCATGACCACGATGATTCACGTCGAGAACGTCGCCAAGGCCTTCACCCTGCAAAATCAGGGCGGCGTCCGGCTGCCCGTTTTCGACGACGTCAATTTCAGCGTCGCGGCTGGCGAAGCGTTGGTGCTGGCCGGCGCCTCCGGGGCCGGAAAGTCGAGCCTGCTGCGCATCCTCTACGGCAATTACCGACCAAGCTCCGGCCATATCCACATCACCCATGCCGGCCGGCCGATCGACATCGTCGCCGCCGTGCCGCGCACCGTGCTCGACATCCGGCGCCGCACGCTGGGCTTCGTCTCGCAATTCCTGCGCGTCATTCCGCGCGTCTCGGCCCTCGACATCGTGCGCGATCCTCTGCTGGCGCGCGGCGTCTCGCCCGAGGAGGCGAGCGAGCGGGCCAAAGCCATGCTCGCCCGGCTGAACCTGCCCGAGCGGCTCTGGCATCTCGCGCCGGCGACATTTTCGGGCGGCGAGCAGCAGCGCGTCAACATCGCCCGCTCCTTCGTCGATCCCTCGGCCGTCATGCTGATCGACGAGCCCACCGCCTCGCTCGATGCTGCCAACCGCGACGTGGTGGTGGAACTGATCGCCGAAGCACGTCAGAAGGGCTCGGCCATCGTCGGGATCTTCCATGACGAGGCCGTGCGCGAGGCCGTCGCGACGCGCTATCTCGACATCACCGATTTCCGGAAGGCCGCCTGATGCAGACCATTCTCACCAATGCCAGGCTGATCCTCGAGGACGAGGTCGTCACCGGCACCATCGTCTTCGACGAAAACGGCATCGCAGCCGTCGACCAAGGCGGCACCAGCCTGCCGGGCGCGATCGACATCGGCGGCGACTATGTCGCGCCGGGCCTCGTCGAGATGCACACGGACAACATGGAAAAGCACTTCATGCCGCGCCCGAAGGTCTTCTGGCCGAACGGGCTCGCGGCGGCGCTTGTCCATGACGCGCAGATGGCGGCGGCCGGCGTCACCACGGTCTACGACGCCATCTGTGCCGGCACGCCCTTCTCGGCCAAGGACTACCGCAAGGACATCTTCGCCGATGTGATGACGGCGCTGGCCGACGGGCGCCGTGAAAACGTCTTCCGCATCGACCACCGCATCCACATGCGTTGCGAACTGACGAGCCCGGATCTGCTGCGCGACATCGAGCCCTACCAGGACGACGAACTGGTCCAGCTTGTCTCGCTGATGGACCACACGCCGGGCCAGCGCCAATGGCGCAATATCGAGGACCTGAAGACCTACGCGCTCGGCAACGGCAAGACGCTGTCCGAATTCGAGGAGGATGTCGTGCTGCGGCAGGCCGAAGGCGCGGCCAACGTCTCCGGCAACTGGAGCGCGGTCGTCGAGATGTTCGGCTCGCGCGGCATTCCGATCGCGACCCATGACGACACCACGCTCGACCATGTCGAGGCCGGCATCGCCTCGGGCGCCGTGATCTCGGAATTCCCGACCACGCTCGAGGCCGCGGCCTTCGCCAGGCAGCGCGGGCTCGCCACGGTCGCGGGCGCGCCGAACGTCGTGCGCGGCGGCTCGCATTCGGGCGGCGTCTCGGTCTCGGAACTGGCCGAGAAGGGCCTGCTGGACGGGCT includes these proteins:
- a CDS encoding alpha-D-ribose 1-methylphosphonate 5-triphosphate diphosphatase is translated as MQTILTNARLILEDEVVTGTIVFDENGIAAVDQGGTSLPGAIDIGGDYVAPGLVEMHTDNMEKHFMPRPKVFWPNGLAAALVHDAQMAAAGVTTVYDAICAGTPFSAKDYRKDIFADVMTALADGRRENVFRIDHRIHMRCELTSPDLLRDIEPYQDDELVQLVSLMDHTPGQRQWRNIEDLKTYALGNGKTLSEFEEDVVLRQAEGAANVSGNWSAVVEMFGSRGIPIATHDDTTLDHVEAGIASGAVISEFPTTLEAAAFARQRGLATVAGAPNVVRGGSHSGGVSVSELAEKGLLDGLSSDYVPASLLQAVLKLYADHGIGLPEAMGMVTWKVADILGLKDRGHLKPGLRADLVRFRALGPTPVIATVWSQGQRAF
- the phnK gene encoding phosphonate C-P lyase system protein PhnK; its protein translation is MTIHISPPETALDPAPLLSVHDVSRFYGERIGCADVSFDLWPGEVLGIVGESGSGKSTLLRCLAGIDRPDAGEVLFRGSGTPLDIYSVPEQERRRLMRTAWGIVHQNPRDGLRMDVSAGGNVGERLMDRGDRHYGQIRERALDWLARVEISESRIDDGPRQFSGGMQQRLQIARVLVSEPKLVFMDEPTGGLDVSVQAKLLDLLRVLVRDLGLAAIIVTHDLAVARLLTDRLMVMKDGHVVEQGLTDQVLDDPHHAYTQLLTSAVLSV
- a CDS encoding alpha-D-ribose 1-methylphosphonate 5-phosphate C-P-lyase PhnJ; this translates as MTLHQTVPGDDTKPAYNYAYLDEQTKRMIRRALLKAVAVPGYQVPFGSREMPLARGWGTGGIQVTAAIIGPADTLKVIDQGADDTTNAVSIRRFFEHTADARTTEATNQATIIQTRHRIPEAPLSAGQIMVYQVPMPEPLRKLEPHEAETRKMHAWAEYGLMQVKLYENIARFGEVTTTYDYPVMVNGRYVMAPSPIPKFDNPKMHMSPALQLFGAGREKRIYALPPHTSVKSLDFDDHPFRIQSWNEPCGLCGAGDSYLDEVVIDDRGGRMFVCSDSHHCETRREAGHRGAMLGDAAASGLVTEAKP
- the phnL gene encoding phosphonate C-P lyase system protein PhnL — translated: MTTMIHVENVAKAFTLQNQGGVRLPVFDDVNFSVAAGEALVLAGASGAGKSSLLRILYGNYRPSSGHIHITHAGRPIDIVAAVPRTVLDIRRRTLGFVSQFLRVIPRVSALDIVRDPLLARGVSPEEASERAKAMLARLNLPERLWHLAPATFSGGEQQRVNIARSFVDPSAVMLIDEPTASLDAANRDVVVELIAEARQKGSAIVGIFHDEAVREAVATRYLDITDFRKAA